Proteins encoded together in one Prionailurus viverrinus isolate Anna chromosome B1, UM_Priviv_1.0, whole genome shotgun sequence window:
- the LOC125163363 gene encoding tripartite motif-containing protein 75-like: MAVSSALAGLQAEANCPICLDYLRDPVTTECGHNFCRCCIQQSWADLSDRFPCPVCRHSCRETHLRSNTQLGRVIDIAKLLHISRSKRKRRDERHLCEKHNRVLTLFCEEDLQVLCPTCMRPPDHQGHWVRPVEEATSHHRQRLGSYIEPLKKQVADIQKLISIQSKKPLELKEKVENQKLELLSEFECLKQFLDRDQAAVLSRLADEEKDIQQKLSANITAFSNYISTLKGLLSKVVENSVLSEVELLSQIKHFYKKSEDEISPSIFSIQLRREGCSFPPQFSALQKIIKKFGVDVILDPETAHPNLIVSEDKKDVRFAKRKQNVPYFPKRFTTNTVVLGFPCFYSGRHFWEVEVGDKSEWAVGICRDSLPTKARRSLSAWQGCWRLQLQGDRYNAVGAVPTLLLLDVKPRGIGIFLDYELGEISFYNITEKSHIYTFTDTFTRPLRPYFYVGPDSKPLRICTGTDCE; encoded by the coding sequence ATGGCAGTGTCATCAGCCCTGGCAGGGCTCCAGGCCGAAGCCAACTGCCCCATCTGTCTGGACTACCTGAGAGACCCCGTCACCACCGAATGTGGGCACAACTTCTGTCGCTGCTGCATCCAGCAATCCTGGGCTGATCTCAGCGACAGGTTCCCTTGCCCCGTCTGCCGTCACTCATGTCGAGAGACGCACTTGAGGAGCAACACCCAGCTGGGAAGGGTGATTGACATTGCCAAGCTCCTCCACATCAGCAGGAGCAAGAGGAAGAGGCGGGACGAGAGGCATCTGTGTGAGAAGCACAACCGGGTCCTGACCCTCTTCTGTGAGGAGGACCTACAGGTGTTGTGTCCCACGTGCATGCGACCCCCTGACCACCAGGGCCACTGGGTGAGGCCTGTGGAGGAGGCCACCTCTCACCACAGGCAAAGGCTCGGCAGTTACATCGAGCCCCTGAAGAAGCAGGTGGCTGATATTCAGAAATTAATAAGCATTCAAAGCAAAAAACCCTTAGAGCTGAAAGAGAAGGTGGAAAACCAAAAGCTGGAACTACTCTCTGAATTTGAGTGCCTGAAGCAATTTCTAGATCGTGATCAAGCAGCAGTTCTTTCCAGGTTAGCTGATGAAGAGAAGGACATTCAGCAGAAACTGAGTGCAAACATAACTGCATTTTCAAACTACATTTCCACCCTCAAAGGTCTGCTGAGTAAAGTAGTAGAGAACAGTGTGCTGTCTGAGGTAGAATTGCTATCACAGATTAAACATTTCTACAAGAAGTCTGAGGATGAGATTAGCCCATCAATTTTTTCAATCCAGTTAAGAAGAGAAGGTTGCAGTTTTCCTCCCCAGTTCTCTGCTTTgcagaaaattattaaaaaatttggaGTGGACGTGATCCTAGACCCTGAGACGGCACACCCTAACTTGATTGTCTCCgaggataaaaaagatgtgagatttgcaaagagaaaacaaaacgtTCCTTACTTTCCAAAAAGATTTACAACCAACACGGTCGTCCTGggttttccatgtttttattccGGCAGGCATTTCTGGGAGGTTGAAGTGGGAGACAAGTCTGAATGGGCTGTTGGGATTTGCAGAGACTCGCTTCCCACAAAGGCCAGGAGATCTCTGTCAGCCTGGCAGGGATGCTGGAGGCTTCAGCTGCAGGGGGATCGATATAATGCAGTGGGAGCTGTTCCAACACTGCTACTGTTAGACGTGAAACCCAGAGGCATCGGCATTTTCTTGGACTATGAGCTGGGTGAGATCTCATTTTATAACATAACTGAGAAATCTCACATCTATACTTTCACTGACACTTTTACGAGACCGCTTAGGCCTTATTTCTATGTAGGACCTGATTCAAAGCCTCTCAGAATCTGTACAGGAACAGACTGTGAATGA